GTAAAGCGTTTCTGCCAACTGGTGCCCTGATCTGAGGAGAACCACAGATCGCGACCGGCCAGGGCATAAAGAACGTGGCCATCAGCTGAGGTAACCAGACGTGTCAGGGAAGCATTCGGTGTAGGACCACTCAGGTGAGTGATCTGTCTGCTGCCATCTTGCCAGCGATAAAGGCCCTCATCGGTAGCACAGAAGATCAGGCGTGGCTGAGTCCGCGTGGCGGTCAGACTGAGAACCGTCCCATTGACTCCCTGGATGCGCTGCCAGTGACTCCCATCATCGCTTGTTTCGAAGAGGCCCTGATCGCCCCCGAGCAAGAGATGATGGGGCTGCGCTGGATCGATCAAGAACAAAGGGGTTTGCATTGCCGAGAGCGCCCCGCTCGTAATAGGGCGCCAATGCGCTCCGAAGTCTGTTGTTTCGTACCAGCCGGCGTAGACAAAGAACGCATAGAAGTGACCAACAGGACCACTACCCGCTTGCACTGAAAAAGGATAGGCCGAGGATGGCAGATGAGAAGGATTGCTCAGGCGCCAGCTCTTGCCCCCGTCGCGGCTAATATAGACGCCAGACTGCTCGCTGCCGATTCCGCTTGGTACAGCGATCACTGCGAGCACACTGGGATCGCCCGGAGCGGGCGCAATCGAGGTCACCATTGCCGGCGCCAGTGCACCGCGCGGCTGGGGCCAGCTCTTGCCGCCATCATCGCTCATAAAAAGACCGAAATGTGTTCCCAGATAGAGACTGCGCCCATCACCTCCTACGGCCAGTGTGTGCAGGTGCGTCTCCGGGTTTGAGAGTGGACGCCCTGGCACGGTTGGATCGGTCGCGCTGCGGCGATTGCTTAAAAGCTCCCAGCTGGCGGCCACAATTACCGCGAGCAACACGATGGCCAGAAGGACATATGGCCCTCGCCTCTGCCGCCCCCCTGCTTTCGACCCTGACTCCTGCGAAACAAGCTCACCCTGCGAACGCTGCTGTGAAGTCGCCATTGTGCCTCTTTCATCCACACGCTCGGACTCACGACCCTGGATGCAGAACGGCCTGGTTGCTCAGCGGGCGACAACCAGGATTGGCCCGGCCCGGCGATTGTCCCTACAGAAAAACATTACCATCGAAGGTCAATAGGGAAGATTCCTGATGGCACCTGATCGTGATCCGCGACTGCCGAGCCGCCTCTTGTCCGTCAGAGAGCGAGAGCTATCAGCGCGGCCTTGCTCTGCTCTTGACCCCTCCCCGGGGGGTGTGGTACACTGAGAAGGGTAGCCTCCATGACCATGACAGGCAGTACGGACAGCAGAAAGGAGCCAGCCGCTGTGCAAGACGAACGCCGTCGTGACATATTGAAACGGCTCTCCTACATCAAGGGCCATCTCGACGGCATCTCCAAGATGGTAGAAGAGGACAAATACTGTGTTGATATCCTACGTCAGAGTTATGCTGTACGTCGGGCACTAGAGAAAGTAGAAGCCATTCTTCTCGAAGGGCATCTGCATACCTGCGTTCCCGAAGGTATTAAGAGTGGGCGTCAGGAGGCCGTCATTGCAGAACTCCTGCAACTTTTTACCCTTGCAGGCAACCACTTGAAGGCCCAGGAGGCTGGTGAGCTGCCTCCTATGGAGGAATGAAGAGTAAGAAAGAAAGGATGATGAGGAAAGGATATGAGTACCGCCAGCACCTCGGTGACGCTTATCTCACCAGACATTTCCTGTGAGCACTGTCAGCGAGCCATTGAAAGCACACTGGGTACGCTGCAAGGCGTCGAACGGGTGAGGGTCGACATCGCAGACAAGAGCATCCAGCTCTCCTATGACCCAGCGCGGATCTCGCTCGAGCAAATTGAAAAGCAGCTCGACGAAATCGGCTATAGCATTGTCCACTGACGAAGCAGTCGGGCTGTAACGAGCCGGTCC
The Thermogemmatispora onikobensis DNA segment above includes these coding regions:
- a CDS encoding WD40/YVTN/BNR-like repeat-containing protein — protein: MATSQQRSQGELVSQESGSKAGGRQRRGPYVLLAIVLLAVIVAASWELLSNRRSATDPTVPGRPLSNPETHLHTLAVGGDGRSLYLGTHFGLFMSDDGGKSWPQPRGALAPAMVTSIAPAPGDPSVLAVIAVPSGIGSEQSGVYISRDGGKSWRLSNPSHLPSSAYPFSVQAGSGPVGHFYAFFVYAGWYETTDFGAHWRPITSGALSAMQTPLFLIDPAQPHHLLLGGDQGLFETSDDGSHWQRIQGVNGTVLSLTATRTQPRLIFCATDEGLYRWQDGSRQITHLSGPTPNASLTRLVTSADGHVLYALAGRDLWFSSDQGTSWQKRFTFSRSDLMTLQLSPRQSTLLYAAFFYPASVLFSQDGGHSWQVLTD
- a CDS encoding metal-sensitive transcriptional regulator translates to MQDERRRDILKRLSYIKGHLDGISKMVEEDKYCVDILRQSYAVRRALEKVEAILLEGHLHTCVPEGIKSGRQEAVIAELLQLFTLAGNHLKAQEAGELPPMEE
- a CDS encoding heavy-metal-associated domain-containing protein; protein product: MSTASTSVTLISPDISCEHCQRAIESTLGTLQGVERVRVDIADKSIQLSYDPARISLEQIEKQLDEIGYSIVH